The following are encoded together in the Fundulus heteroclitus isolate FHET01 chromosome 19, MU-UCD_Fhet_4.1, whole genome shotgun sequence genome:
- the LOC118566915 gene encoding parkin coregulated gene protein homolog — MSRTKGKAKPDGFTVKAFMKNSVVEGPPSTGVFHPLSSKPTTFRTYYERRELPIAVDYNSRGKNIAWKVDIEKLDYQYYLPLLFHGLCETEYPYEFLARQGIHDMLTRGGPKILPVVPKLIIPIRNAMNTKNHQVMCTTLRIVQHLVASADGVGVALVPYLKRILPVFNLFKNKKRNLGDAIESRRQRESIGDLIEETLQTLEHYGGPDAFKQIKSMIPTYSPA; from the coding sequence ATGTCAAGAAccaaaggcaaggcaaaacCGGACGGTTTCACCGTCAAGGCCTTCATGAAGAACTCCGTGGTTGAGGGTCCTCCGTCGACAGGGGTGTTTCACCCACTGTCGTCCAAACCCACCACCTTCCGGACTTACTACGAGCGCAGGGAGCTCCCGATCGCCGTGGACTACAACAGCAGAGGCAAGAACATCGCGTGGAAGGTGGACATCGAGAAACTGGACTACCAGTACTACCTGCCGCTGCTCTTCCACGGCCTCTGCGAGACCGAATACCCTTACGAGTTCCTCGCGCGGCAGGGGATCCACGACATGCTGACGCGCGGAGGCCCCAAGATCCTCCCCGTCGTGCCCAAGCTCATCATCCCCATCCGGAATGCCATGAACACCAAAAACCACCAGGTGATGTGCACCACCCTGCGGATCGTGCAGCACCTGGTGGCGTCCGCGGACGGCGTCGGTGTGGCGCTGGTGCCTTACTTAAAGCGGATCCTGCCCGTGTTCAACCTCttcaagaacaagaagagaaaccTGGGAGATGCCATCGAGAGCCGGCGGCAGAGAGAGAGCATCGGCGATCTGATCGAGGAGACCCTGCAGACCCTGGAGCACTACGGTGGCCCAGACGCCTTCAAACAAATCAAATCTATGATACCCACCTATAGTCCTGCGTGA